In Streptomyces pluripotens, the genomic window GTGACATCGCTACATCTGACATTCCGCTTGCGGCACCGAACCGGATGCGCCGTTCGGCTGATGCATCGGGGACAGGCCGCACGCGAACGGCCGCGCGGTGCATCCGGACGGTCCGGTCGTCTGGAAGATGCGTGGTACCCGGCCCGGTGCGACAGCGCGGGACGAGGAAGACCGCCGAGGCGTCGGCAACACGGCGTCGGCGACACGGGAAGGAGCGTCCGGGGTGGAACTGAAGGCCGACGTCGCCGTGGTGGGCGCCGGAGCGGCCGGGCTGTCGCTCGCGGTACGACTGGCCCGGCCGCCGACGGGCGCCGAGCCGCCGCGCACGGTCCTGCTGGCCGCCCCGCCGGGTCCCGTGCGGACCGCGCCGCGCACCTGGTGCTTCTGGGAACCGGACGGCGGCCCCTACGACGGGGAACTGACCGCGTCCTGGGAACGGCTGCGGGTACACGGGACCGACGGCACGGCCGTGACGACGAGCACCACCCCCCTGCGCTACAAGATGCTGCGCTCCGACGCCTTCGAGGCGATGGCCGAGCGCGCTGCTGCGGACAGCGGCGGGCGGGTGACGCGTGTCGAGGCGGCCGTCCACCGGATCACCCCGGCGCAGGGCGGCGCCGTCGTGGTGCACGCCCGGCGCTCGGACGGCACCGAAGTCACCGTACGGGCCCGACACGTGTTCGACTCCCGGCCGCTGCCCCGTCTCCCGCCCGCTCGGACGACGCTGCTCCAGCACTTCCGCGGCTGGTTCGTCCGCACCACGGGTCCTGCCTTCGAGCCGTCCGTGGTGGAGCTGATGGACTTCCGCACGCCGCAGCCGGCGCGCGGGCTGTCCTTCGGCTACGTCCTGCCCGTCGGCCCGAGCGAGGCGCTCGTGGAGTACACGGAGTTCTCCCACCGCCCCCTCGACTGCGCCGCGTACGACAAGGCCCTGCGGGACTACAGCACACGGGTGCTCGGTCTGGACGGCTATGAGGTCATCGGGTGCGAACAGGGTGTGGTCCCGATGACGGACGCCGTCTTCCCCCGGCGGACCGCGCCGGGCGTGTACCGGATCGGTGCCTGTGCGGGGGCCACCCGCCCCTCCACCGGCTACACCTTCAGCGCCGTCCAACGGCAGACGTGCGTCGTGGCCGCCGCGCTCCACGACGGCCGGGACCCGCTGCCCCCGCGGCCCCACCCCGCGCGCGCCCGCCTGATGGACGCGACGCTGCTGCACGCCCTCGACCGCGGCCGGGTGGACGGCCCGGCCTTCTTCACCCGCCTCTTCACGGCCGTGCCCACTCCGCGGCTGCTGCGGTTCCTGGACGGCCGCACCGGTCTCACGG contains:
- a CDS encoding lycopene cyclase family protein, whose product is MELKADVAVVGAGAAGLSLAVRLARPPTGAEPPRTVLLAAPPGPVRTAPRTWCFWEPDGGPYDGELTASWERLRVHGTDGTAVTTSTTPLRYKMLRSDAFEAMAERAAADSGGRVTRVEAAVHRITPAQGGAVVVHARRSDGTEVTVRARHVFDSRPLPRLPPARTTLLQHFRGWFVRTTGPAFEPSVVELMDFRTPQPARGLSFGYVLPVGPSEALVEYTEFSHRPLDCAAYDKALRDYSTRVLGLDGYEVIGCEQGVVPMTDAVFPRRTAPGVYRIGACAGATRPSTGYTFSAVQRQTCVVAAALHDGRDPLPPRPHPARARLMDATLLHALDRGRVDGPAFFTRLFTAVPTPRLLRFLDGRTGLTEDLGIGLHVPVAAMLVSALSLPFTPRRSPPAV